In Labilibaculum sp. DW002, the genomic window TATTCTTACTACTTTTGTTAAGTATTTAAAAACTTTTGAATGGAACGCATTGCTATTTTTCCGGGTTCTTTCGACCCGTTTACTATAGGCCACGAATCGATTGTTACTCGTGCATTACCTTTGTTTGATAAAATTATTATTTCAATTGGTTACAATTCTGAGAAACGTCAATTTTTCCCAATTGAAAAAAGAATTCAATGGATCAAAGAGGCTTTTCACAACAACCCAAAAATTGAAGTAGAAACCTTTAGTGGACTAACAGTAGATTACTGTCAGAGAAAAAATGCAAAGTTTATTCTTCGCGGACTTAGAACTGCAGCCGATTTCGAATACGAGAGAGCAATTGCGCAGATTAATAAAAAGATGGCGTACGAATTGGAATCAATTTTCCTATTAACAACACCAGAACATACCATG contains:
- the coaD gene encoding pantetheine-phosphate adenylyltransferase, which encodes MERIAIFPGSFDPFTIGHESIVTRALPLFDKIIISIGYNSEKRQFFPIEKRIQWIKEAFHNNPKIEVETFSGLTVDYCQRKNAKFILRGLRTAADFEYERAIAQINKKMAYELESIFLLTTPEHTMITSTIVRDIIRHDGDVLQFLPKVQDPDAYKLNK